The Babylonia areolata isolate BAREFJ2019XMU chromosome 2, ASM4173473v1, whole genome shotgun sequence genome segment ttctttgccatctgTTCTAACTGGAGTCAAAAATCACCTACAAGATTGAAAATATACTTCTTGACAatggagacagagataaggaACATGCGCCACCTGTTGTTCTCTGCAGCAGGAATAGAGCTGTCACATTTAACACAGTAAAGACACCAATGTTGATGAGTCCTTCATGttattaacctcttgactgcgctgttgacgaaCGGCGtatgtcatgaaatgtcgctcaccaatgctgtactgacgtgcgccgtacgtcatgttacaacgttctatgtctcgagtcccgcattacagaaaatacagtctgctaaccattaaattagctcccctgagagctctttatctcctgagttccataagctaaaattattcattggattgtcatatttatggcgaaagttttgcaagtttgtacgaagctcaagttgtgtttgcaaagccatggctgaacgcagacaaaccccaacacttgcacttgtattgaaagaactctttcgcgatgcaaacagtagagatggagattgtggactgaatgagatagaactccgtgaagttgatgccgaagacgctgattttgacagtggaggggggtgggaggtggagttgcttgacgaaactgaagacaagacaagctcagctgattcaagatgcaggtgggtgtttacgaggtttgtcagtttattatttgctttctgtttgttgtaacaatgaatatgactgcattgtgtgtgtttcgaatgtgttagctgtggtaagtagtttcgtcagtcactgatcagtgtgtgtgagtgagagagagtcaatcatgtgggtactgtgtgtgaccaccacaacccaagggggcgtggcttgctggctggctcattgttgatgacagtgtgtgtcgcTCACCtagagctttctgtgtgttcgttcccgagtgtgtattggtttgttgttgttgttattattgttgttttgtgtgcgagagatagagagagagagtggtggagggggggggaggagatgtttataaaactgaaatcagagaatgatatacagaattgtatgcctaaattactttgtaaatgcaacacttgtagaagtgtgtgtgtgtgtgtgtgtgtgtgtgtgtgtgtgtgtgtgtgtgtgtgtgtgtgtgtgtgtgtgtgtgtgtgtgtgttgtcattttgttttgtatgagaaagagagaatgaagggggtgtggcataccatgaaccagtttcagtgtgtgtgtgttttgggggtttggggtggggtaggtgtgtgtgtgtgtgtgtgtgtgtgtgtgtgtgtgtgtatttcagcttctgaaaacaatcagaaataaaatggtaccatttcatgatctttttatatgtaaaaaaaaaacaaaaaaaaacaaaaacaaaaaaacaacaaacttagtcttttatgcaatgtgtttcaggtatgcagcatggtgatgatcaccatgttcatcctggaccatctggagttgacaacttgccacaaacctacagctgaagaccagcagcagcaagaccaaagggcagtaaacaagcctccagcaattctggattacaacaaaaacatgggtgccatggaccatcatgaccaacagctgcagccctacgatgccacaaggaaaaccctgaagtggtacaaatagctgtgtgtgcattttctacaaattgccatgctgaatgcacacatcctctacaaaaaagcaggcaacagcagtacactcctggacttcagaaggatgtaattagtgccattatttttggtgaccaaggccaagacactgctaaagatgaccacgctgtttgtcttgtgtggacgacacttcatcccacctaacCCACAGAAGGCATGGCCACAAAGGAgatgcagagtctgctggaaggaaggacaaagaaaggatgtgaggttctactgcccagactgccccagcaaaccaacactgtgtcttgaagactgtttctgcaagtacctcacacagcatttttactggcgatagatcctgggtgagtacacccttttcattctttgtgtggactgtgttggagtcttatgcacctggacactgttgctcagccttgacagtgtgtgtggttgatcacaacagtcacaagaaaaacTGGTTGATAACCtagttgatattgtagcacctacgtgatggaatgacagtcccaattttttttttattaatgcattttatggaatttttctgtcagagtgACTCataatttgaacatgtgagtattaaaaacaaaatcttggttcattttcctttcatttgatatatacttttatgcacttatcttcagtactttttgaaatataagcaaattaaaatcattggcatgtttttctgatttttctgaaaattttctcagcataggccatagcaaaacatactagcagtgaaggggttaactacTTTGGAGGTGCAACCACTTTTACCcatacccctacccacccacccaaaggAAATGTGCACAGGGCAAagatcatcaccttcttctgtATGTGTTGTCTGCAACTTCCAAGCACGTTTGGAAAATGCTGAGGGCTTTTACACATGTAAAAAGACCATTTTATCCAGCTATTCAGGATTCCATACTGGGGcgggtggggaggaaggtgtaTGTGAGGTATGTTCCTGCTTACTTCAGACAACCGATAGATAAATTACAGgatttaacatgcatatttttaTACGCAAACTTTGACAAGTTTTGCGCATTCACACGACAGCATGACACAAATTGCCCATAACTGTTGGCAGCTCATACTCTGTTTCATACTAAAATAATGTATCAATCTAATTGAGTAATTCATCTGTACATAACAGTAATAGGAAACTGAATTCATCCATAAAATAAATGTGGAATATACCAATACACTACAGTCAGACACAGGTAAGCGCACTGAGAAAACATACTGAAATCTGGCCTACCTTGCTGCGGCGAACATAGAGGTAGTCTCTGGGATACATGGGGTACTGAAACAGAAGACATCACATCATGATcagattttgtctgtctgttgttgggttCTGTTTTGTTTAGCTGTCCTTACTAACATTTCTGTACATAATGAGCTCAAGTCTGCATAGTTATTCATTATTCCAATGGACTATGATGGGGGTTATATCAATACGCAACTTTTAAGGGCAATAATTTCACTAATTAACCGTCACATTAACATTTCATTGTCTTGAATAGATACTCATActtcaccagcacaacaacaTGTAACAGCGTGCTATGCCAATTTTTATGACTACAACAGTCCGTGTGACAGTACATTTACTGAGCTGTTTGGTTGAGCTGATCTAATAGGCATGAGTTACAatcacagacagcagagggagagaaGTGAACATCCATCCATTGAAAGACAGGTAAACTTAATACTGGTGATACAATGCATTCAAAACTGTATtcttttttgactttttttttttttttttttttttaaatcagaaacaTGCAGTTTCTTCAGTCGCAAGTGTACAAAAATAATGTCTCCAAAGACGCAACTACAACCCACACTCTTGCAAATTAAATTTGAAATGTACAAGATAACAACaatgaccacatacacacacacacaagcacccacccatccacacacacccacacacacacgcaaacacacactcagacacacacacaaaccacacacgcagattcagtttcaatgaggagtcaaagcgtgcagactgatccaaacaaacacacaaataatggGCAAATTCAAAATTCTTAACCACCTCTCCTCTCAATTGTGACTAAATGGGATAAGGAACAGGGACAGAGGGAAGTCCCCAAGACAACATTGGCCGACTAACCGGAAACTTGTAGACCCAGTGGATGACTGAACTGTTGCTTTTCACATCCACATCCACCACATTGATCTCCATTGTCTGCTGATCCCAGCCACTCCAGAACTTGAGGTCCATCTACAACACACTTTTGTCCATCAGTAGGTATCCCATGGTGCTGAAATTCACTTCTGTGGGTTCAGGTTtactttcatttgttttgtttggttgaggttggttttttggggggggttttgggggtgggaggagggtgtgtgtgtgggggggggggagcttggacTTGGAGTTTGAGCtgatacagacaacaacaaacaaaccatacacacacacacaacacacagaaaacgtTGCATGATTATGCTCACACACATATGGACATTTTATACAACCTATATTTTCAGAATGATTGGTCCCTACAATACCAAAAACATGAATATCTATTTGTCAAAAttattaaccagttgagtgcctaaGACATCAGCTAAtgtcctgcaaaaagtgttgcctTAGTGCCTATGAGACGTCCACTGATATCCTGCATATATTTAAATTTTCCCTTCATTGGAGTTTtatacaatgaatataaacacacTCTGAATGGTTTGTTCAATGTTTCTGGATTAtaaacaatgtaagcattcatcaggtggaagaccccttttATCTCAGTAATGATCTGCTAACTGGATCACTTGGAGCTCACATGGAAAGTGGGTTTGCCTCACATGCCAAAAAGGTGCCAGACACTTCGTCAAGTAAAAACAGTGCTCCCAGTCAGcggatttacacaactttgcaagctGTATAGGGCTGAGAGATGGATCGGTCTTGCTTTACAACTGGTTCAAAGTCAAAGTTGAATTTTTTTCATCAATTCTCAAAATTCCCTGGAatggggagagcacttttttttctttttttttacaaaattatctggcactgaactggttaataaCCAATTTGTCTCAGGGCATCAGTGCTACAATTCCTACAACAAAAAGACATGCAAATATACCTATTGAATAATTAACTATTTGAATATTACTAGCCTGGTTTCAATTTTGTTTATCACTCATTTTGATACAGATaggtttatttgcttatttgattTTCATACAAAAATTAATGTCTTTTAACAGGTTGCTTAGTAATAATTAAGAACCATGATCAGCTCTTTTTGTATAAAATTACAACATTTGATTATACTATCAAACTATGTATCTATAGAACATCAATCTTTTCCTGAATTTTGTTCCATTATTGTTATTCTACTCGCCCACCTCTCAGTAAAATCATTCCAGTCTAGTAGAACAGTACAATTCCTCACCTGTGTGTTGTAAAATGCTCTTGGACTGATATCACTGAAAGACCCATACACTGCAAAAATGAAAGGAATAGTTTTTAAGATCTTTTAAACACAAATCAAACATCAAATCACATTAATTTCTGTACAATTCTTCTGGAGATATCTGCTGATTTTTTTAGGTGTATATAGTTCTTGTTCTCAGGCATTACAATCTTCCTCATTTGCTCAGCAAATTTCCTTGAGCATTATACTCCACACCATTTATCTGATCAATTTTCAACTTATAAATTCTTAAGTACTaataatgtacatatatatatttatcaaatATATTTCTCTTTCAATGCAGATAACTGATAATACCAAGAACATAAACAAAAAtttatcaaataaaataaaaagtgaataTAATTAAATCTTATTGCTACAAAttgaaatgtgcacacacatgcatgctcaccacacacacatacagtacagccACGGAGTCAATGTAATTTCATAAATCTTACCTCTGTATTCATACAGCTTGTACTCTGTCATGAATCGGCGCCAGACCTTCAGGTGTTGACGGTCAATGACCATTTCCCAACCATCTGGGacaggggtgtgtttgtgggctTTAATGGCATGCTCCACAAGATGTTCCATGGCATCCATGTCAGACAAGGCTCTGTCAAAGCAATGAGCAATTTGTGTTTAGATCCTTTTTATCAAAATGTATATTTCTTTTGTTATCATTATGCTTGAACAGGTGATTAATTTACTGAGCTATAAACTGCCCATTAATCCAGAAACTTGATTCAATGAAGAGAAACACTGGAAACTGATTGCCTATAGTTTTTGCTTTTACATGCATCTTTAAAAATTACAGTAAGAAAAACTGAAAGTACACACCAAGTGAAAATGATAGTGATATGGATATTCTatataaaaatgtttatttagtTGAAAATCTTTTTATGACagcaataaaaaaagacaaagagaataaTGAACAGGTCTgttttgcacacaaacacacacacacaaagtgaaagaaCAGATATACTTCAAAAACAGAAAATATTTCGATCTGCTAGAAATCTACTCCATTATGCAAGTTCAGTATGCCAGACACTCTGTGCATAAGCGGATTTCTAAATCAAACGTGCCAGGTCACAACATTCTTGTATCCTATCATTCTAATCAGCTTGGGGTAAATGTTAGGTGTTCAAAGTGAAACTTCTGCAGAATAGCTTGCTATCCTCTATAAACTTATAAGAATGCCTCACAAGCAATGCTACCTCATAAATGTCCTTGAATGGAGCGAATGTCTTGGATTCTATAACACAGTATAAGGAATATCCTCCTATCCTCCAGAATATCCATCTTCAATGATTcttataaaatgaaacaaatacaatgcatgtgtgtgcatgtaaagtgtgtgtgtgtgtgtgtgtgtgtgtgtgtgtgtgtgtgtgggctacagtgtgtgtagagtgtggatccatgtgtgcatgcatgtgttttgtgcatgcattttgctCTACGTCAGTATGTGGGGACATTATCTGGCCATTTGGCATAATGGTTAACTTACTCTGGACTACTGGccccgatcttcttcttcttcgttcgtgggctgcaactcccacattcactcgtatgtacacgagtgggcttctacatgtatgaccatttttaccccaccatgtaggcagccatactgttttcaggGGTGGCCCCAATCAAGACtctactgtttacaactgtttcagatgaaGGAGCCCAGTCGGGGCTTTAGAAAGTTTTGTAGTTTTGAAACGGCACCTAAGACTAATTTGCACAATGAtgttataattatacatatataagcTATGAATATTTTTTAACTGATCTTTCCACTCTCTGCTGCGACCAatttgcaatccatgtcagtatttgacagataatggaaacaagaaaatatccAATATCTAACTATCTAACTCTAATTCTGAGCATGCATCAGCCACAACAGTTGGCACTGACTCTGAATGAGTCACTAGTAAATTGATGTTGATCATGTCATGCCATTGGATAAAAATGTAATGACACCCTGTGGAATTCTTCATTCGTTACAGCCTGTACATAACTTCTGGATACTCACAGAAtaaatcaaatacacatgttacacAATGTGTATTTCATGGAAAGTTCAAAGAGGGCATGTACCCTCATTATCCTCAACTCATTCAGCACTGCACCTGAATATTGGGCAGGCACCACCAAAGGTCATTTTTTATCAAAGCCGGAAAAGCATTCAGGCAAAGAAACATGTTCACCAAAGCTGGTTCATCAGATTTCTAGTATGCATTAAACTGATACTATGCTGGGAAAGGAAGAAACTGGAATGTAACTTCCATCCTCACAAACACATGAAGTTCTGCTGAATAATCCAAACAATTAGTGTGTTTCTATCCAGTTTTCAGCATCGCTGTGGCAAAACTTCACAGGCTTACTGAACAGTGTTTTAGACTAGAGGTACAAATAAAATACTGCATTCCTTTTCTTGAAACCTTTGCATTATGTGTCAAAATTTTATATCATGTAAAGTTTGGTAACTATTGTTTGAGTGGTTCACTGGTTGTTATAAAATTGTGGCAGAAGTGATGCACCCCTCCCCATTGAAAGGCTAAAACATGCCAGGCTCAGAATGCTGCATAAGTAGAAGACTTAAAAGAACTGAATGTGTTAAAATAATGTGAGTGTCACTGTGACCATGTAACACAAATGACAGAACTGTGGAGATGCATCAATGATCAGTAAAATAAAAGCTGTAAACAGGATTTCAATCACAGATCAAGGATAACAATTAACATTAAGACAGTCTGTGTGACAGTTTAAATTTTTTTCATTCTTAATCTTAGTTGCCCTCCAGTTTTTCTGCTTCTACAGTTATTTGCAAACTGTTTATTGGTTGTGATTTTACTTTCTTAGTTATTCACTTATTGATGCCACATTACTAAGTTTATTTTTTAAAGCTTTACTGTATGCATTGTATTACGTAAATGACACATGTGACATAATAGTGTAATCGTAGTATGGTTTTGACGTTGTctttaaaagtaataataaataataacaataatctcAAATAAGTTTTAAAACTTTCATGAAGTCCACAAATGTGAGGGTTACAGAAAATGCAGAGTTTAAATTTAGTGCAATAAAGTACTCCTTAAGGCTTTACTTATGTAATTCTTCATCAGTGATGCCGTCGCGTTCCCACTGGAAGATGCCAGCAGCAGCCAGCAGTGCACCcagttgtttgttcttgttcctgcAATGGCGCAACAAGTTGGCCTTCAAAGTCTGTAGCAGGCGCTGTTCACCATAAAGCTGCTGATACCATGAAAATATTTGGAAAGCACGCCATGTTCTCTGTCCTGCAATAACATTACACTGTTTTGCAAACTGGGAACACGCTTTCTGCACTTCTGTGCTGACGTTTTCGGcaagttgttttgctttgtgccGTCCTGAAGTTCCAAATGCGAGGTTGATCAATTTTTCTCTAATGGTAGAGCTAATATGACTTTTA includes the following:
- the LOC143298792 gene encoding stAR-related lipid transfer protein 7, mitochondrial-like; this encodes MRMANEGIFTAFRFAWTRHYSHKSHISSTIREKLINLAFGTSGRHKAKQLAENVSTEVQKACSQFAKQCNVIAGQRTWRAFQIFSWYQQLYGEQRLLQTLKANLLRHCRNKNKQLGALLAAAGIFQWERDGITDEELHKALSDMDAMEHLVEHAIKAHKHTPVPDGWEMVIDRQHLKVWRRFMTEYKLYEYRVYGSFSDISPRAFYNTQMDLKFWSGWDQQTMEINVVDVDVKSNSSVIHWVYKFPYPMYPRDYLYVRRSKVEEEEHKMVIVAKAVSHPKCPETDKVVRIARYQSQMVIEPHSTIDQNGFSYYMNYFDDPQTQLPSLCYSWLASTGVPDFVERLHAAAKVMQERTLRGYQPNIQVSSQSPEHEKQTQEVPNMQQYC